A section of the Capra hircus breed San Clemente chromosome 23, ASM170441v1, whole genome shotgun sequence genome encodes:
- the MRPL14 gene encoding 39S ribosomal protein L14, mitochondrial: MAFPSGLWGPCVHMSRAFSQRCFSTTGSLGAIQKLTRVRVVDNSALGNTPYHRPPRCIHVYNKNGVGKVGDRILLAIKGQKKKALIVGHRMPGPTMTPRFDSNNVVLIEDNGNPVGTRIKTPIPTSLRQREGEFSKVLAIAQNFV; this comes from the exons ATGGCTTTCCCTAGCGGGCTCTGGGGCCCCTGCGTCCACATGAGCAGAGCATTCAGCCAGCGCTGTTTCAG CACCACCGGCAGCCTCGGCGCAATTCAGAAGCTGACGCGGGTGCGCGTGGTGGACAACAGCGCCCTGGGGAACACCCCTTACCATCGCCCTCCTCGCTGCATCCACGTCTATAACAAGAACGGGGTGGGCAAGGTGGGCGACCGGATCCTGCTGGCCATCaaggggcagaagaagaaggcgCTTATCGTGGGGCATCGCATGCCTGGCCCCACGATGACCCCCAGGTTTGACTCCAACAACGTGGTCCTCATTGAGGACAATGGGAACCCGGTGGGGACCCGAATCAAGACACCCATCCCCACCAGCCTCCGGCAGAGGGAAGGCGAGTTTTCCAAGGTGTTGGCCATCGCGCAGAACTTCGTGTGA